One Parasphingorhabdus cellanae genomic region harbors:
- a CDS encoding 2'-5' RNA ligase family protein, which translates to MTAISKPIIMTAMMGKQDLAWADALRRAHYPPERNILPAHITLFHHLPPQALSEIKQAVKEITQYSAPPITSLQRLIHLGSGVAYQLHSPELLDIRMDMADRFHGLLVAQDQQTPRLHITVQNKVSAKEAKELLNRLSLDFEPRSFQIKGLALHYYMDGPWKLIGEWPFRG; encoded by the coding sequence ATGACTGCAATTAGCAAACCGATCATTATGACTGCCATGATGGGCAAACAGGACCTGGCCTGGGCCGATGCTCTTCGCCGCGCCCATTATCCGCCAGAGCGCAATATCCTGCCAGCGCATATCACTTTGTTTCACCATCTGCCGCCCCAAGCGCTAAGCGAGATCAAACAGGCGGTGAAAGAAATCACTCAATATAGCGCGCCACCAATAACTTCACTGCAACGCCTGATCCATCTTGGAAGCGGGGTTGCCTATCAACTGCATTCGCCAGAGCTTCTCGATATACGGATGGACATGGCCGATCGGTTTCACGGCCTATTGGTTGCGCAGGACCAACAGACACCCCGGCTGCATATTACCGTGCAAAACAAGGTGTCCGCCAAAGAAGCGAAAGAGTTGTTAAACCGGCTGTCGCTCGATTTCGAACCAAGGTCGTTTCAGATCAAGGGTCTGGCGCTGCACTATTATATGGACGGTCCTTGGAAGTTGATCGGTGAATGGCCGTTTCGCGGCTAA
- a CDS encoding sulfotransferase, producing MKLRSLKSLSTAVKFRNGARIFGTGAAKTGTHSIGEMFSDAVFAFHEQDAEKLIRLHLERETTGNAKPLHRYLRVRDRLRNLKIDSSQINIYLINDLEQLFPESLYILTIRRPLDWLRSMIDDSLRRDTTETWLRFRDYRFGPKASLPHETPLETRDLYSVGGYLKYWTDSIENVISRVTPERLLIIKTHEISGQIEQIAHFCGIPAESVTPEKTRSFVNPERFGVLAELDPEYLIDTVEAACGDLTAELFPDYSIRDAVAALKVA from the coding sequence ATGAAGTTACGCAGCCTGAAGTCTCTTTCCACTGCCGTCAAATTCCGGAACGGTGCCCGTATTTTTGGGACTGGGGCCGCTAAGACCGGAACACATAGCATCGGTGAAATGTTCTCCGACGCGGTTTTTGCTTTCCACGAACAGGATGCGGAGAAGCTTATCCGTCTTCATCTGGAGCGTGAAACAACGGGCAATGCCAAGCCGCTCCATCGCTATTTGCGTGTTCGCGACCGCTTGCGTAATCTCAAGATCGACAGCTCTCAGATCAACATTTATTTGATCAACGATTTGGAGCAATTATTCCCCGAAAGCTTATATATATTGACGATCCGGCGGCCACTGGACTGGCTGCGTTCGATGATTGATGACAGCCTGAGGCGGGATACGACCGAAACATGGTTGCGCTTTCGCGACTATCGCTTTGGTCCCAAGGCATCTCTGCCACATGAAACGCCTTTGGAAACGCGTGATCTCTATTCTGTTGGCGGATATCTCAAATATTGGACCGATTCGATCGAAAATGTCATCAGTCGGGTCACGCCGGAGCGCCTGCTGATCATCAAAACGCATGAAATTTCGGGGCAGATCGAACAGATTGCGCATTTTTGCGGCATCCCTGCGGAAAGCGTTACGCCTGAAAAAACCCGGTCATTTGTCAATCCGGAGCGCTTTGGAGTGCTTGCGGAGCTGGACCCGGAATATTTGATCGATACGGTCGAAGCCGCGTGCGGCGATCTTACTGCCGAGCTGTTTCCTGACTATTCCATTCGGGATGCTGTTGCGGCTCTGAAAGTCGCTTAA
- a CDS encoding acyl carrier protein: protein MSENMELTPEAAVRAVMQDILGLDAAQVATFTADTELFGALPELDSMAVAGLLTELEDRLDIMIEDDEVDGELFETFGNLVAFAEMKAAE, encoded by the coding sequence ATGTCGGAAAATATGGAATTAACGCCGGAAGCTGCTGTCCGCGCCGTTATGCAGGACATTTTGGGACTGGATGCTGCTCAAGTGGCCACGTTTACCGCAGATACCGAGCTTTTCGGCGCTCTACCCGAATTGGACAGCATGGCTGTTGCAGGCCTTTTGACCGAGTTGGAAGACCGTCTCGACATCATGATCGAGGATGACGAGGTTGATGGCGAGCTATTTGAGACATTTGGGAACCTCGTCGCTTTTGCCGAGATGAAAGCCGCCGAGTGA
- a CDS encoding queuosine precursor transporter: MSTDPIKRSSAASQAGHNFRYFDFVMAAFVTILLLSNIIGAAKPTFVTISGEQWVYGAGILFFPLGYVIGDILTEVYGYARARRVIWAGFGAMLFMAFMSWVVVSLPPADGWEGQAAYESVFGQVPRIVAASIIAFWAGEFVNSYVMARMKVWTKGKALWSRTIGSTVVGQGVDSMIFYPLAFWGVWETSAVLTVMVTNWLLKVLWEAVLTPVTYMVIGWLKRREGVDIYDESTNFTPFSTST, from the coding sequence ATGAGCACCGATCCCATAAAGCGCAGCAGTGCCGCCAGTCAGGCGGGGCATAATTTCCGATATTTTGATTTCGTGATGGCGGCCTTTGTTACCATTCTTTTGCTCTCCAACATCATCGGTGCAGCCAAGCCAACATTTGTGACGATCAGCGGTGAACAATGGGTTTACGGGGCCGGGATATTATTCTTCCCGCTCGGCTATGTGATCGGTGATATTTTGACTGAAGTCTACGGCTATGCGCGCGCGCGCCGGGTTATCTGGGCGGGTTTTGGTGCCATGCTGTTCATGGCGTTTATGAGCTGGGTCGTAGTATCCTTGCCGCCCGCAGACGGATGGGAAGGGCAGGCCGCTTATGAAAGTGTTTTCGGTCAGGTTCCGCGGATCGTTGCAGCTTCCATCATTGCTTTTTGGGCCGGCGAATTTGTGAATAGCTACGTGATGGCACGCATGAAGGTCTGGACCAAGGGCAAGGCGTTGTGGTCGCGAACCATCGGATCAACGGTTGTGGGGCAGGGGGTAGACAGCATGATCTTCTATCCGCTGGCTTTTTGGGGCGTGTGGGAAACATCCGCTGTCTTGACCGTCATGGTCACCAATTGGCTATTGAAAGTGTTGTGGGAGGCGGTGTTAACGCCGGTGACCTATATGGTGATCGGTTGGCTGAAACGGCGGGAAGGCGTTGATATCTATGATGAGTCGACGAACTTCACACCATTTAGTACCTCAACCTGA
- a CDS encoding NAD(P)/FAD-dependent oxidoreductase encodes MNKSYDILIVGAGHAGAQAAIALRQQKFEGSIGLMGNEKYPPYERPPLSKEYLAGDKPFERIMLRPESFWGERDIDLLTGCRVSKVDPMDKTVTLSTDDEVGYNKLIWATGGTPRMLDCPGSQARNIHAVRSRADVDKIMAALPSTEKVVVVGGGYIGLEAAAVFTKLGKKVTIVESLDRVLSRVAGETLSRFYEEEHRRQGVTVELEATVEAFETNDDGMATGVKLSDGRVLEAEMFIVGIGIIPETGPLVAAGAAAGNGVDVDQTCRTSLNGIYAIGDCAAHSNRFADGAHIRLESVQNANDQAKVAALDIMGEECEYDAVPWFWSNQYDLKLQTVGLSTGHDEYIVRGDPANRSFSIVYLKDGKVIALDCVNATKDYVQGRKVVEGGLSLDQTQLANPDIPIKEVESV; translated from the coding sequence ATGAATAAATCCTATGATATATTGATCGTTGGCGCGGGGCACGCCGGGGCGCAAGCCGCCATCGCGCTGCGTCAGCAGAAGTTTGAAGGCTCTATCGGATTGATGGGTAATGAGAAATATCCCCCTTATGAGCGCCCACCATTGTCCAAGGAATATCTTGCCGGAGACAAGCCGTTTGAACGCATCATGCTGCGACCCGAGAGTTTTTGGGGCGAACGTGACATTGATCTGCTCACCGGATGCCGCGTCTCAAAAGTTGATCCGATGGATAAGACGGTCACGCTGAGCACTGATGATGAGGTCGGCTATAACAAGCTGATCTGGGCCACAGGTGGCACACCGCGGATGCTCGACTGTCCGGGTAGTCAGGCGCGTAACATCCATGCCGTGCGATCTCGCGCCGATGTCGACAAGATCATGGCTGCCCTGCCCTCCACCGAAAAAGTCGTGGTTGTCGGCGGCGGGTATATCGGGCTTGAGGCGGCCGCTGTGTTCACAAAGCTTGGCAAGAAAGTGACGATAGTCGAATCACTGGACCGGGTTTTGTCGCGCGTCGCCGGGGAGACCTTGTCGCGCTTCTATGAAGAAGAACATCGCCGGCAGGGTGTAACCGTAGAACTCGAAGCGACGGTCGAGGCCTTTGAAACCAATGATGACGGCATGGCAACCGGCGTAAAACTGTCCGATGGCCGTGTTTTGGAAGCCGAGATGTTCATCGTCGGCATCGGCATCATTCCCGAAACTGGCCCGCTGGTCGCTGCGGGAGCCGCCGCTGGTAATGGCGTGGACGTCGATCAAACATGCCGAACCAGCCTGAATGGGATTTATGCCATTGGTGACTGCGCCGCGCATAGCAACCGTTTTGCCGACGGCGCGCATATCCGGCTGGAGTCGGTACAAAATGCCAATGATCAAGCCAAAGTGGCCGCGCTGGATATCATGGGCGAAGAATGCGAATATGATGCGGTGCCTTGGTTCTGGTCAAACCAATATGATCTGAAACTGCAGACCGTCGGCCTTTCCACCGGACATGACGAATATATCGTCCGGGGTGATCCGGCGAACCGGTCCTTCTCGATTGTATATTTGAAAGACGGTAAAGTGATCGCGCTTGATTGTGTCAATGCCACCAAGGACTACGTGCAAGGCCGCAAAGTCGTGGAAGGCGGACTATCGCTGGACCAGACACAATTGGCCAATCCCGATATACCGATCAAGGAAGTTGAGAGCGTTTAG
- the trxB gene encoding thioredoxin-disulfide reductase, with amino-acid sequence MTETHRTKMLILGSGPAGLSAAIYGARAGLEPIVVQGLQPGGQLTITTDVENYPGYRDVVQGPWLMEEMQAQADKVGTRTMFDTIVDVDISQRPFRMTGDGGTVYEGDTLVIATGAQAKWLGVEGEQELGGKGVSACATCDGFFYRGKKVVVIGGGNTAVEEALYMTNHSDDVTLIHRRDSLRSEKILQDRLFANPKITVLWNKTVEKFVGGGDPVGLVGVDLVDTQTGDKSHLATDGAFVAIGHAPATEIFKDHLDLIDGGYIEVEPGTPKTKIPGLFACGDVMDHVYRQAVTAAGTGCMAALDAERFLAEEEFELLAAE; translated from the coding sequence ATGACCGAGACACATCGTACCAAAATGCTGATCCTGGGCTCCGGCCCTGCTGGGCTGAGCGCCGCTATTTATGGCGCGCGCGCGGGGTTGGAACCGATTGTGGTGCAGGGGCTGCAGCCGGGTGGTCAGCTGACCATCACGACCGATGTGGAAAATTATCCCGGCTACCGCGACGTTGTGCAAGGGCCGTGGTTGATGGAAGAAATGCAGGCGCAAGCGGATAAAGTCGGCACGCGGACGATGTTTGATACAATTGTCGACGTCGACATATCGCAGCGTCCGTTTCGTATGACTGGTGACGGCGGAACCGTTTATGAAGGCGATACACTGGTCATTGCCACCGGTGCGCAGGCCAAATGGCTTGGCGTGGAAGGCGAGCAGGAGCTTGGCGGCAAGGGCGTGTCCGCCTGTGCGACCTGCGATGGCTTTTTCTATCGCGGTAAAAAAGTCGTGGTAATCGGCGGCGGCAATACAGCGGTCGAAGAAGCGCTCTATATGACCAATCACAGCGATGATGTGACGTTGATCCATCGCCGCGACAGTCTGCGCTCCGAGAAAATTCTGCAGGACCGGTTGTTCGCTAACCCGAAAATTACGGTGCTTTGGAACAAAACGGTTGAGAAATTTGTCGGCGGCGGCGATCCGGTGGGTTTGGTTGGTGTCGATCTGGTGGATACGCAGACCGGAGATAAGAGCCATTTGGCGACGGATGGGGCCTTTGTTGCGATTGGCCATGCGCCGGCGACGGAGATTTTCAAAGACCATCTCGACCTGATCGACGGCGGCTATATCGAAGTCGAGCCGGGTACGCCAAAGACCAAAATTCCGGGCTTATTTGCTTGTGGTGACGTTATGGACCATGTCTATCGTCAAGCTGTAACGGCCGCAGGAACAGGCTGCATGGCTGCTTTGGACGCAGAGCGTTTCCTGGCTGAAGAAGAATTTGAGCTGTTGGCTGCCGAATAA
- a CDS encoding PAS domain-containing protein produces MENNDNDGQAQQAQSKQHPWYGGMEFRTLAESIPALVFVSDANGANIYSNAQFPRYTGMDADEILGDGWLKAIHPDDRERAAATWLESWTKGAEYDTKYRFRRFDGEYRWHIVRGAPVTDGNDNIVRWIGSCTDVEDLIAHISVQTQAEKILEALAKASNLIVYAKDANGAFIYSNEAVNQTISQKPRAVLGKTAEDLAVEDQEGKAIEENDALVKTSGEPHTVLEQWTLAGAETRHFRSTKVPLPLPDGSVGIAALSVDMTATVSLQEKYEEALAHTRNRIDTIPIVTWVSDENGDLIEVNQAWHDHAGFVSALKLDFNDVIAPEAKAKFFDHWQFCVESGQILDIDIELRDELAQKTVTRRALGIPMDRTESGVNKRFWYGTFS; encoded by the coding sequence ATGGAAAATAACGATAATGACGGGCAGGCGCAACAAGCCCAAAGCAAGCAACATCCGTGGTATGGCGGTATGGAATTCCGGACGCTTGCGGAATCCATTCCTGCTCTTGTCTTTGTGAGCGATGCCAATGGTGCCAATATCTACAGCAATGCTCAATTTCCGCGATATACTGGGATGGACGCAGACGAAATATTGGGCGACGGTTGGTTAAAGGCAATTCACCCTGATGACCGCGAGAGAGCTGCGGCTACCTGGCTGGAAAGCTGGACCAAGGGTGCGGAATATGACACCAAATATCGGTTTCGGAGATTTGACGGAGAATATCGCTGGCATATCGTAAGGGGCGCGCCGGTCACAGATGGCAATGACAATATTGTCCGCTGGATAGGGTCCTGCACCGATGTAGAAGATCTGATTGCGCATATCAGCGTTCAAACGCAGGCGGAAAAAATATTGGAAGCTCTCGCAAAAGCATCGAATCTCATCGTCTATGCGAAAGATGCCAACGGGGCATTTATCTATTCCAATGAAGCCGTCAACCAGACGATTAGCCAAAAACCGCGCGCTGTTCTGGGGAAAACCGCGGAGGATTTGGCTGTTGAAGACCAAGAAGGCAAAGCGATCGAGGAAAATGATGCACTGGTTAAAACATCGGGGGAGCCTCATACTGTATTAGAACAGTGGACATTGGCCGGTGCCGAAACCCGTCATTTCCGATCAACGAAAGTACCACTACCCTTGCCCGACGGTAGCGTTGGGATTGCTGCACTAAGTGTTGATATGACTGCAACCGTATCATTGCAGGAGAAATATGAGGAAGCGCTCGCTCATACGCGAAATCGTATTGATACAATCCCTATTGTAACCTGGGTTTCTGATGAAAATGGTGACCTGATTGAAGTCAACCAGGCGTGGCATGATCATGCCGGGTTTGTCTCTGCTTTGAAATTGGATTTCAATGATGTAATCGCGCCGGAGGCCAAAGCAAAGTTTTTTGATCATTGGCAATTTTGTGTCGAGTCTGGGCAAATCCTGGATATCGACATTGAATTGAGGGATGAACTCGCCCAAAAGACGGTAACCCGCAGAGCCCTTGGAATTCCTATGGACAGGACGGAATCAGGCGTCAACAAGCGGTTCTGGTACGGCACGTTTTCTTAG
- a CDS encoding hydrolase 1, exosortase A system-associated → MTRSFHQFICKDALLAGTLDKGPHPTGLLIVSGGNEIKAGAHAGMAKLAQEIASQGFPVFRYDRRGIGDSSGRNRGFLDTKADIEAAAACFRDEIPMLKKLVAFGNCDAASALALFGSDIDIDRVVLANPWVIEDADPVPQKPTKPPPSAIRSRYWQRLKNPKTILDLLTGKINFRKLAIGLKQAAQKQENTSLSIQLKDGLIRLRKPTRILLASRDTTARAFLAAWHSKDFADARALPNITNETLDSASHSFADDHSKRWLESQLLEALKNA, encoded by the coding sequence ATGACCCGGTCGTTTCATCAATTCATATGCAAGGACGCATTACTCGCTGGAACGCTTGACAAAGGCCCGCATCCAACAGGATTATTGATTGTTAGCGGCGGCAACGAGATCAAGGCCGGTGCTCATGCTGGCATGGCGAAGCTGGCGCAAGAAATTGCCAGTCAGGGCTTTCCCGTCTTTCGCTACGACCGCCGAGGCATTGGCGACAGCAGCGGCCGTAACCGCGGTTTTCTGGACACAAAGGCTGATATCGAGGCTGCGGCGGCGTGTTTCCGCGATGAGATCCCCATGCTCAAAAAACTTGTCGCCTTTGGAAACTGCGATGCCGCCTCGGCTTTGGCGCTATTTGGCTCTGATATCGACATTGATCGGGTCGTACTCGCCAATCCGTGGGTGATCGAAGACGCTGATCCTGTTCCTCAAAAACCAACCAAACCGCCGCCTTCTGCTATCCGGTCGCGCTATTGGCAGCGGCTGAAGAATCCCAAGACAATTCTCGATCTTTTAACTGGTAAGATAAACTTCAGAAAGCTTGCCATCGGCCTCAAGCAAGCCGCTCAAAAACAAGAAAATACTAGCCTGTCCATCCAGCTCAAGGACGGGCTGATCCGATTGCGCAAGCCCACCCGCATATTGCTGGCGAGCCGCGATACCACTGCGCGGGCTTTCCTCGCGGCGTGGCATAGCAAGGACTTTGCCGATGCCAGAGCTTTGCCGAATATTACGAACGAAACGCTAGATAGCGCGTCTCATAGCTTTGCCGATGACCATTCCAAGCGTTGGCTGGAAAGCCAGCTTCTGGAAGCACTCAAAAACGCCTGA
- a CDS encoding peroxiredoxin: MISKNIPQVTLRTRVRDDSIEGPNPFRWQDVDTKDLFAGKRIAVFSLPGAFTPTCSNEQCPAFERLYDEFKAKGVDEVYCISVNDAFVMYQWGQSLGLEKVKLLPDGSGDFTRRMGMLIKKNHLGFGDRSWRYAMIVDDGVISAWFEEPGINDDGVDSDPYGETSPENILSWLSEEESARQAA; encoded by the coding sequence ATGATTAGTAAAAATATCCCCCAAGTAACCTTGCGCACGCGCGTCCGTGATGACAGCATCGAAGGCCCAAACCCCTTTCGCTGGCAAGACGTTGATACCAAAGATTTGTTTGCCGGAAAGCGCATTGCCGTATTCTCTTTACCCGGTGCGTTCACTCCCACCTGTTCGAACGAACAATGCCCGGCATTTGAGCGCCTCTATGACGAGTTCAAAGCGAAAGGCGTGGATGAAGTTTATTGCATCTCGGTCAATGACGCGTTTGTCATGTATCAGTGGGGCCAATCTCTCGGTCTGGAGAAAGTCAAACTCCTTCCCGACGGTTCCGGCGATTTTACGCGCCGGATGGGTATGTTGATCAAGAAAAACCATCTCGGTTTCGGGGATCGCAGCTGGCGCTATGCAATGATCGTGGATGACGGCGTGATTAGCGCATGGTTTGAAGAACCAGGCATCAACGACGATGGCGTCGACAGCGATCCTTATGGTGAAACGTCACCTGAAAACATCCTGTCCTGGCTGTCCGAAGAGGAAAGCGCGCGTCAGGCAGCCTAA